A window from Manis javanica isolate MJ-LG chromosome 10, MJ_LKY, whole genome shotgun sequence encodes these proteins:
- the GTSF1 gene encoding gametocyte-specific factor 1, with amino-acid sequence MEGTYVDSLDPEKLLQCPYDKNHQIRACRFPYHLIKCRKNHPDVANKLATCPFNARHQVPRAEISHHISNCDDKSCIEQDVVNQTRNLGRETQAECTWQCPPCDEDWDKDLWEQTSTPFVWGTPNYCGNNSPASNVVMEHKSNLASGMRIPKSLPYVLPWKNDGNAQ; translated from the exons TCGATTCCCTGGACCCTGAAAAGCTACTGCAATGCCCCTATGATAAAAACCACCAGATCAGGGCCTGCAGGTTTCCTTATCATCTTATCAAGTGCAGAAAG AATCATCCTGATGTTGCAAACAAATTGGCTACTTGTCCCTTCAATGCTCGCCACCAGGTTCCTCGGGCAGAAATCAGTCATCATATCTCAAACTGTGATGATAAAAGTTGTATTGAGCAGGATGTTG TCAACCAAACTAGGAACCTTGGACGAGAGACTCAGGCTGAATGCACATGGCAGTGCCCTCCTTGTGATGAAGACTGGGATAAAG ATTTGTGGGAACAGACCAGCACCCCATTTGTCTGGGGCACACCCAACTACTGTGGCAACAACAG CCCTGCAAGCAACGTAGTTATGGAACACAAGAGTAACCTGGCTTCGGGCATGCGTATTCCCAAGTCTCTGCCATATGTTCTGCCATGGAAAAACG ATGGAAATGCACAGTAA